From the Lolium rigidum isolate FL_2022 chromosome 2, APGP_CSIRO_Lrig_0.1, whole genome shotgun sequence genome, one window contains:
- the LOC124686139 gene encoding transcription factor MYB86-like yields MGCRSCDKPKMNYRKGLWSPEEDQRLRDYILKHGLGCWSAVPSKAGLQRNGKSCRLRWINYLRPGLKRGMFSQEEEDVVINLQAKLGNKWSQIAMHLPGRTDNEVKNYWNSYLKKRVMGSSNAGKSPSPPERLTSMSANTGGGSTATSTHGDHDANLSGGGSHGQHAISPAEPFVDQQHEAKNFVFADWMPTAAVAAAAGPESYTMSAHWPASTASSGNVTPSHGAFVGDQMSGSSYGNALQHHQHQHPQDHHHHHQSAAAVAHGGAGAGMVAGGGYFDLLNMGDIYGGFTSTNDDLLF; encoded by the exons ATGGGGTGCCGGTCCTGCGACAAGCCGAAGATGAACTACAGGAAGGGGCTGTGGTCGCCTGAGGAGGACCAGAGGCTGAGGGACTACATCCTGAAGCATGGCCTTGGCTGCTGGAGTGCCGTCCCTTCAAAGGCTG GTCTTCAGAGAAATGGCAAGAGCTGCCGGTTGCGTTGGATCAACTACCTGCGGCCAGGATTGAAGCGCGGAATGTTCtcccaagaggaggaggatgttGTCATCAACCTCCAAGCCAAGTTGGGAAACAA GTGGTCGCAGATAGCGATGCATTTGCCCGGGAGGACGGACAACGAGGTGAAGAACTACTGGAACTCGTACCTGAAGAAGAGGGTGATGGGATCCTCAAACGCCGGCAAGAGCCCGTCGCCCCCTGAGCGGCTCACCTCCATGAGCGCCAACACCGGCGGCGGCAGCACGGCCACGTCGACCCACGGCGACCACGACGCCAAcctcagcggcggcggcagccacgGCCAACATGCCATCTCGCCCGCCGAGCCGTTTGTCGATCAGCAGCACGAGGCCAAGAACTTCGTATTCGCCGACTGGATGCCGAcggctgcggtggcggcggcggcggggccggagAGCTACACGATGTCCGCGCACTGGCCCGCCTCCACGGCCAGCTCCGGCAACGTGACGCCGTCGCACGGCGCGTTCGTCGGGGACCAGATGAGCGGCAGCAGCTACGGCAACGCGCTGCAGCATCACCAGCACCAGCACCCGCaggatcaccaccaccaccaccaaagcgCCGCAGCCGTCGCTCACGGCGGTGCCGGCGCCGGCATGGTCGCCGGAGGCGGGTACTTCGACctgctcaacatgggcgacatctACGGCGGGTTCACCTCGACGAACGACGACTTGCTCTTCTGA
- the LOC124686140 gene encoding RNA-binding NOB1-like protein: MEAFPPLAPAAGTAPFPPPPPAPAAAAPGGAAPWAWGDAATARRETVPKESAAQAVSRIVSSCADSGGVAVAVVDANAVISGGAALATTAGRLVTVPEVLEEVRDAAARRRLALLPTPVETVEPAPEFVKKVVKFARETGDLQTLSDVDMKIIALAYMLEAEIHGTSHLREHPPPLHVVSVRSLKEAPLPGWGNNVPNLAEWEALDKMSEAQGDLSSRILPLKDLENQEIPTSETNSISETQGAEEFQPSKRDACIPWEDDENNEGWFPAVSRTTHRKYLRRKARRDALKGSEQSFDTSSIAPSVDDDNDLSENGLDPVDDISAVPEKTRLNTDILQSQEENEPKIAGDHFHSDQLSNGENGVGNATTVEGRDATDACTEQLGNLDIKSETEESLEASFVDDESSEQSWALRSLSESTVACVTSDYAMQNVILQIGLRLLAPGGMQIRQLHRWVLRCHACYKVTQEIGKIFCPKCGNGGTLRKVSVTVGENGITMASRRPRVTLRGTKFSLPMPQGGRSAVINNPILREDQLPSKVLHPKSKKSSKLGDDFLGAEDIFTHSGEKKVELKPPVRKALALFSGKRNPNDNHFSRKKG; this comes from the exons ATGGAAGCCTTCCCGCCGCTCGCCCCGGCCGCCGGCACCGCCCCTTTCCCGCCCCCTcctcccgcccccgccgccgccgcccctggcggcgcggccccatggGCGTGGGGCGAcgccgcgacggcgcggagggAGACGGTGCCGAAGGAGTCGGCGGCGCAGGCGGTGAGCCGCATCGTGTCCAGCTGCGCCGACTCGGGCGGCGTGGCGGTGGCCGTCGTGGACGCCAACGCGGTCATCTCGGGCGGCGCCGCGCTCGCCACCACCGCCGGCCGCCTCGTCACGGTGCCGGAGGTGCTCGAGGAGGTGCGGGAcgcggccgcgcgccgccgcctcgcgctcCTGCCCACGCCCGTGGAGACCGTCGAGCCCGCCCCCGAGTTCGTCAAGAAAG TCGTCAAATTCGCCAGGGAAACAGGGGATCTGCAAACGCTTTCAGATGTCGATATGAAGATCATTGCTCTAGCATACATGTTGGAGGCTGAGATCCACGGGACGAGCCATCTGCGGGAGCACCCACCTCCGCTGCATGTCGTCAGTGTCCGGAGCTTGAAGGAGGCTCCGCTGCCGGGCTGGGGCAACAACGTGCCAAACCTGGCGGAGTGGGAGGCGTTGGATAAGATGTCTGAAGCACAAGGGGATCTTAGTTCTCGGATACTTCCGCTGAAGGATCTTGAGAACCAGGAAATCCCTACAAGTGAGACCAACAGTATTTCCGAGACACAGGGGGCTGAAGAGTTTCAGCCTTCAAAGAGAGATGCCTGTATACCTTGGGAGGATGACGAGAATAACGAAGGCTGGTTTCCTGCTGTTAGCCGTACCACGCACAGGAAATATTTACGGAGGAAGGCGAGGCGTGATGCCCTCAAAGGATCTGAACAAAGTTTTGACACAAGTTCTATTGCTCCATCGGTCGATGATGATAACGATTTATCTGAAAATGGTTTGGATCCAGTGGATGACATTTCTGCTGTTCCAGAGAAAACAAGGTTAAATACTGATATCTTGCAGTCCCAGGAAGAGAATGAACCCAAAATTGCTGGAGACCATTTCCACTCTGACCAACTATCTAATGGAGAGAATGGGGTAGGCAATGCTACTACTGTTGAAGGGAGAGATGCTACTGATGCATGCACTGAGCAATTGGGTAACTTGGATATAAAAAGTGAGACAGAGGAAAGCCTTGAGGCTTCTTTTGTAGATGATGAGAGCAGTGAGCAGAGTTGGGCACTGAGGTCCTTATCTGAATCTACTGTAGCATGTGTTACTAGTGACTATGCCATGCAAAATGTTATCCTGCAGATTGGTCTCCGTCTCTTGGCACCAGGTGGCATGCAAATACGCCAGTTGCATAG ATGGGTTCTGAGGTGTCATGCTTGCTACAAGGTCACCCAAGAGATTGGAAAAATATTTTGTCCAAAGTGTGGCAATGGTGGCACCTTGCGAAAGGTTTCGGTAACAGTCGGTGAAAATGGGATCACTATGGCTTCACGACGCCCACGTGTTACACTCCGAGGAACAAAA TTTTCCCTCCCAATGCCCCAAggtggaagatctgctgtgattaATAACCCCATTTTACGTGAAGATCAACTTCCCTCGAAGGTTCTGCATCCTAAATCGAAGAAGTCGAGCAAGCTG GGGGATGATTTCCTGGGTGCCGAGGACATATTTACGCACAGCGGCGAGAAGAAAGTGGAGCTGAAACCCCCAGTTAGGAAGGCACTCGCATTGTTCAGCGGGAAACGGAATCCTAATGACAACCACTTTTCTCGCAAGAAGGGCTAA